The stretch of DNA TAACTATGAGATACGTGAGCAACCTCTTAACGATTCGCGAACATCCACGGCGCGAAAAAATGTCACGACCGTGCGTGAAAATCAATTTGGATGACGTGAGATCATAACTATGAACGCTCCGGATTTTGAGATAGAAATGAGAGCGACAGGCGAGGGAAAAATTTGGAAATGGTCACGTCTAAGTTTAAAATGAAATGCTCCTGCAGGTTTGTATACGAGGACTTTGTTAAGTTTGTCTTTTATTTGATAGATCTTTAACATCTTCGAATCGTGCTTTCCTAGTACTAAAAAGTTTGTCTAAAAGAAGGATGGTTAGAAGATTTCTATTTCTCTCATATTTCGTAAACGTTTGatttgtaatttcttttttaatcgatTTATACTTTGGTATCCTGTTTTTAGTATTATGACTACGAAATGTTATTCCAAGGAATCGTTCAATCTTTCTTCTACACAGAAATATGAATAAGTAAAAAAGCTTTACAAAATtcagttttaatattttatatgtatcgttCTTTCGTGtttaatttttacgagcgaagcACTGGAATTTCATAGGATAAATAAGTATGAGAAAGAGAAACTGAGTCGTGTGCACGTCGACGGAATAAAACACGAACAAGGCCAAAGTTTAAATCTGACATGGAATTAATTTTGTATCGTGAAAGTGGCTGTaagtagcataacgttatatgagcGGCTTGATATTGCATCGTGTGGCAATAACGACGAGGCAATAATAGtgtattaaaacaaaaaaacggGAAAAAATGGGCAAGCATCCTCGGAAGCACGGGTCGCAGAGATATATTTAGGTGTAATAACCGAGCATTTGCTCTTTTTCGAAGAAATTCGACCTTCTTAATAAAGTTTCAAGCTCGGCCACTCGACACGAAAAGACGGTCTGCTCTTGTCTCTGTAAAGATGAAGAACCGGCGACATCTTGAAAAGCGGCTGCCCTAAGAGTGTCCATTGTATCATCTTATCCGTAGTAATTTCTTTTCAGTGGAATTTTACTATTCTGCCGAAATGTTGAACATTTTATAATTGTTTCTATAACATCTTATTCTTAGTTATCTCTTTTCACAAACTTTATTACCGTACTGAAATATTAATCGCTTTATCGTTTCTTACTGTAATATTTGTACACCTATTTTCACTCTAAAGAAAAGTAGTTCTCGATTATGATATTGTAGATATCTGAGGAATGGATAAGTGAAATATTCCAAAGTAAAAAgtattccaaaaaaaaaaaagaaacaaaaatattcagTAAAAGGAAAGTAATCGACAATTGTAAATAATACATTTCTGTGCAATCTAAGAACGAGTTAGTTTCCAAAAAAATATTCGATggtatttattatacattattacgtgaATATCTTTTAGCGTAACAAAATTTATGTTGAAGGAATTGAAGTAGCTTTAAAAATTAGTGCTCCAAAGCTGGAAAATATgaaattctttatttcttttattataccCTATTATCCTATTATTACACTTTTTCTACGATCACGTTCTTCTCGTTTATATTCTCACACACGCTTCTCCGAATCTTCCCCTCCATTTTTCATCTACATCTCTCACGATTTTGCATGAGCCTAGTGTTCATATATATTTGACAACTTGGCTAAGTCTCTACGGTTGCACCTTTATATTTTTTCCACGTATTTTCAGTTTATTTTCCTATATCCTGTTTCTAATGGTCAAGTTTTCGTTCGTCGACCAGGCTCGCTATATTACCTTTTATTTTTCCAAGTTTTTCTGCGTTTTTATACTTCCTCTTTTAACCTAAGACTTGGCTCTCAAGTTATCTCTTTCTACTCTACTTCCTTTCCATTCTCTTTTACTTTTTAAAGAACAGAACATTCAACGAAAAATATACTACCACTACAACGATTATTACGATcgttactattattatatacaaTGTAAATGATTCTTAAAAGGAACGACACGATAAAAAGTAGATCTATAAATGAAGAAACTATTTATGAGATTAGAAATCTGTGCGATGAATTCACcgattaataatttatagtaAAAACACATCTTTTCAGATGACTTTGTAAAGAACAAAATACTGCGAAAACATATTACATTAGATTCTAAGGCCAGTTTTGTCGAAAATAAACAGATCTATCGTTTAAATAatcaataatatatattaggttgtccgaaaagtgtctttctttagCAAACACGTGTTTTTTAGAAAAATGCACTTTCAtataaacgtgaaaccaagtctatGAAATGTCGCGGTATTTATCTCAACATAACAAAATGGGTCGCATGtcattcgacaaaataatataaaacaagaaacgttgtgagtctattatttcttcatgaaacgaaagaaacttttccaaCAACCTCATAtatatacaatgttatatataGAGTATACACTCAGCATGAAACGTGAAAGAATGAATGTAACAAAACGAAATTAATTTAACGTCGTTTTCCAACAATCCTCTTTCCCATTTCTATCTTTATCAACAACCATCAAATTTTTCCTATTTAACATCACTTCCTGAGAGAGAAACCTTCACGCGAGCAAAAAGATACGAGCAGAAAACAATATTCTTCAACAGAGTTTCCAAAGGATGTAACGGCCAGTTCGTAGACGGATCACGTGGATATGATTAGCAGAGAATGGTTGTTCACGAAACGGCGATTCGCACAGCGAAAAGCACTCGCGTGTTTCCTAGCCACTTGTAAGACCCTGATACGAGGTCTGCAGATAGTCACGGAAGCACTTTCGTGAGTAACAAGTTTCGACGCGGATTTCGCATGCTCCACTTTTCCACCCCTTGTCTTCGAACCTGTTATCATTATTCCATGTACGATACCTCTCGCAAGTACGCGAGGGGTATTTTGGTATTTGTAGTAACAATATTTGGATACAAATAAGCGACGAATTAACGATTACATTAATTAAATCGATTAAAACGTATACAGCGGGCACGAGGTGATTTGCTAtgcaaaaatagaaaaattttttTGTCCGAGGCTTAGTTCCCGAGGAAATCGAATTTCACAAAAGAACAATGTTTCGTGttgaaatttatcaagtatatttGAACATGGAGAATTCCCGACTGGATAGGACTAAACAACCGGCAAGAGGTTATTCGACGCGTGGAAGTAAGTGGAAGCTTTTACTTATTTTCGTATCTAGAATTTCTCGAAAGCTAAAGTTTGGAGGAAAAAATCTTATTGTATATTTTGTTCTTATCTTCTTTCATAAGGAATCACCTCGTGCCCGATTGTATATAATTTTCGATCGTATCCTGCATAATCAGAACTGTAGATTatagtaatttatatttattttaataaaagacTAACAGCATAAAAcctgattttttaaattatctcgTCGATTATTCGTTGGTTCTGTAACATATTCCAATTGATCGTAAACCTTCCTCGTTATTTGTTATCAAGTTTACGATTTGAGGTATAAAATAAGCAATCTCACTATTTTTCTAATAAGTTAAACTATTTATTGAACATATGCATTCACTTTTGAAAAAGTAGTAAAGATTAGAGATGGAAGTGGAATTACGGTGAAACGAGCTTCGCATCCTATCTAGGCACTCTTTTTACGCCGAAGAAGAGAGCACCGCTATGAGAAGCTCCTGAGTAACATTGTTCCTTACGATCTTACGAGATTAGTTCGAATTAATGTGAACAACTTTGTGGGACAGGTGCGCCGTGGCTTTTTTCAGCTTTACCCCGATTTTTCCTCTCGTTTTCTCCTTCCACTCCATACCTTTACGACTCTCTTGGAACGATGCCGGCGGTACCAAAATTGGATCAGTTTTTGAAAGAGAGAACGTTGCATAATATGGTAGATATAAATGCAACGGAATATTTAAGGTAATGAAATTTCGGTGTCATATTCTACACACTCTAAGAATGGAAAAGATCATACAAACATACGAATCTTTTCTTTCTcgagatataaatatttttcctttATGACATAGCATCTGTTGTAGGGATACCTAAAACTTGATAGATGTGTTGCAAGTTCTTGTTACAAATAAAATTACATATCCCAtttaaaaaactacaattaacCTACTTCTCAAACTTCAGTATATTATAGTTCCTATGATAACACTACGTTCATTGTTAAAATAAAAATCCATCTCGAAagtgtaaaaaaaaagaagaaagacagACAATTACATCATAAAGTCTGaaatattcttatatttatgaaaatactcTTATTCTCCCATCTTCCTCTATTCTCAGTGTAAAAGAATCGAAAAACCGGAACAATAAAACGTTCACCAAGCTCCGAATCCAAACTACGTATCAGCAAACGACCGCAAGAATGGGCCAGTGATTTCTTTCGACGAAGACCAACCTAAAGGTGCGACGCTGCTTGGAATAATTCCCTTTCACGTGTTTGGAGCTACGACTATGGGTAAATTCGCGCCCTGAGTGATAATAGGGAACAGTCGACCAAACGAGAGGGTGGTAGTGACTAGATAGAGACGTTATATTCGCGTTTTAGATAAGAGGGTCGATTCGGTAGCGGGTCCAAGGTAACGTACCCTTTCGCCACCTATCTATCGTTTCATCCACGTAGctgttcgtttctttttcttcgttgaaGAAAGTCTAGTTACTCGCGCAAATTGGCCGCGTGATCTCTCGCGATCGACCAAGCCGATCTACGGTCACGGGTTGGTCTGCTGATTACCGAGCAGACGCTTCACGCTTCGTTTCTCGCCAATTGCTTCCCTATTTCGTCGAAGATCGTACAAGGTTGACGGACCAGACGCTTGTAATTTCACGCCGCTGCGTGGTTTCTTTCGCGTTCGGCCAGATTCCGACGCGATTTCATTTTTTGCCGCGCCTCCTTCGTAGCGATGAGAGGCCTCGAAAACTTCTGATCTCTTATCGAAACCAAGTCCGCTCGGGTAGGTTCGCTTCTCGCTTTAGGTCGAGCCTCTTTTTCTCATTTTAATGAGCCCGCGTGATGCTACGAGTCTCGTTGTATTACGGCATAGCCAATTCGATCGTAACAATTCGTAGTTTAGAGTTTCGAGGTTGAAATCGAGATTGGGAATTTGCCGAAGATGGTTAAATTGAAATTTGTGTTACAGATAGCGTGACGAGTTTGGTTTAATTGGATTCTTCGTTGGTTACATACAGTTCACACAGTACTTGGTTGGATATAGAAAGTTCAACAAGTTTGTCAGAGTAATGTAAACTTTTAAACAACGAACAGTACGATACGATTAAGATTTggaatttttaatgaaacgaATCAACACACGAATTCCATGCAACACAGAAAATTCGATAATTCGTTTCAAACAATAAACAACACAGTTTCTTATTTACCGAGTTCACCTAGtttctaataaatttaatttctgcCATTTTACGATCTTGCAGATCATCATCTTACTATTTTTTATCGTTACTTCTGCAGAAAAATATTTCGCCTATGCCACAAAAGTTGAAGGAGAATGAAACAAGGAACGTTTCGAACAGGAAAATATTACTGGATGTTCAAACTTCGCTCTAGCTAGGGGAGTATCAAAGAAAGGACAGGAAAAAAGAATTGGAATATTCACTGGTGAAAGGAGTAATCTCGGATAGGACTGATCGAAGGCAAAGGAATACCATCAGCCTTGCCGTAACGACTTCCAGGTTCAGTTCATTTCTATTCACGAGCCGGGGCACTTTTGCGCTTTGAATCTGAGAATACCGGCGATCGTTTCCCTGTCAATGAGCTGGATGGTCCCCGCACCTTCGAATCTTTCAGCTTGGTCAATGCTTGAAATTGTTTCCGAAAGGTAACCAAAAGGCCACTTAGAAAACAAAAAGGAGGATTTAAATCGGATCGATATCATACTGAACGTAACATCCCTGAATTTTGCATGGTAAATATTTGACAAAATAGTAAAAAGGCtaaaattattcattatattcGCAATTATCGAGAATATCTGCCTCTTGTCTATTTTATTCGTGTAATAGAGTTTGCTGATCGTGAGTTATGTTCATGGATATAAGTTTCGTTCTCTGTTTATGAATACTTGTGATCATTTACGATAATAATAGCGAAATTTATATCTGGCAAAGGGAGATTACGAGCTGTTCAAAGTGTACTATCTACGTGATACGATAACCACGTTCATTTATGAACTAATATATTTTACCTGCAATAAACAGCGATGTGAATTTGCATTTTATAGGTCTCAATTTTTACGTCTTCGGATTCTTACCACATTTCACGATTATACAATAGCGTAATTTACATCTTCAAATTAGATATCTTCTTTATCAGGATTTCATATGTCTTTTGCTTGCGAATATCGTTGATTTCAAGATCTCTGAACAATTTTCTTATTACTTTCATCACGTTCTTAGACATCTTCCAATCCTGTTTATTCTTATGCTTACATATTCTCATTCTGGAATAAAAATAACTTTGGttgtgaaataataaaattgtgaaaaataaaattggtTGTGAAATAGAATTGAAGTGTATTAATACTATAATTATTAAGCTGAATAATTATTACATTATCAAAACGttaattagtttattgaatCAGAGGAAAATTAAATTACTAGTTCTTTTCGGTATCCATTAACATTCATCAATAAAAACGGATATTTTGATGAAATTATAGAAGTCtatctaatatttaattttacctggaaaatgttgctatttaatGGTATTACGATAAAGAAAAGCCTTCGTAACTTTGTAATatgtaactttataatcgaCCAGTTTTAACTAATTTCAAGTATTATATACTCGTTCCAAATGTAGTTCATGTTCGTGCAACTACACGTAGAGGACACTTTACCGCTAGAATTGAACGATTCTCGATCCAAATtgtaccatatattgtaaaATGCTCCATCTTTTCCTTGACATGcacaatattaatatttctatatcagaaggcaatagcaaTATACTGTGGATAGGAATGGAATACTGTGAATGGATGTAGGTGGAAACAATAATTGAACATCGTAGATTATAGTACTCTAATGAGGGAAACAGATGGTTTATGAACATTCAGGAATATGATGTAAAATAGCGGTGCAAAGGTGATAGGAAGGGAATGTGTAATTAACAGGTGTTTCTATTTTAAACCTTCCAGTGATGCTTGTACTTcgtatatttattgaaattttgttCTACTTTAGCAACATATATTTAATTGAATTATCATTATACACATTATCGCACCACACACATATGTCTTGCAATAAAGATATCAgtgagataaaaattaaaataatacaaacaTATCCTGTGAGAAGAGCttgttctattattttatacaataaacttttcagtcgaaaatatttatatgcGGCCAGTTTTCCGCAGACAGATGATGAGAAATTGATAAGCATTTTAATCAAAGGAATAAACAACCATGAAATACGAAAAGGCTGTTCGAACATACTAAAAAAAGTCAGTTTCAGTATATATGAAGAAATTAAGTATATTCATAGCATATTTACCATTGTAAACATATCATGAGACGCAACTATAACACCACCAATAATAAAAGTAAGATCCTTTAGACTGTTTCGCATGAGAAAGAGTACTACTTTTTGTTCCACCACTGGCAGATTGTACCATTCGATATTGTATCTAcaagtattttattataataatgatacatcattaaacgttgtaacatatttatatttgcaactATACATATCATACAAACAACgaaagtaatataatatttgtaaGTGGTGTATTTTTTAATGTGTCAGTGTGAACTAGATAGATACACGTTACTTACAACTGCTGAAAAATATCGGAGCTATGATCTGTCAATTTTTGGGCAAAATGAATGACAGTAAAAGCGTAAAGTACAGAAGTAATTACAGTACATAATGATGCCACAAACTCCTCCATGTCGTTTCTGATTGACATTGCTTTCGCAAACTGAGACAAAGAAGGATTTGTCAATCAAGGATAATTGTTAACCAACCAAATTTCGTTTAAGCGTGTGATACTCACTTGAAAGAGAGCAAGAATGAACGTAATCAGACCGAAAACGCAAAAAACGTTGTACAATGGCATTATCTTTAGTTGTATAAAATCGACATAActttaaaaaaggaaatatttgttatttttagatTGTTCTGGAATTAAGAACGGACAAAATAATAACTTGTGTGAATTAATTGTGCGAATAAGAAAAACTAATgttagaaaaattgaaaaagaaaaaacaccaATTCTTGACAAATTATTCTGCCTTcaaaattttgtttgaaatgaTATTGGAATACTAACTGTTTGATTGTTGTGTGTAATTTCACAATTGAGATTATTTGTTTGTGAATTATCATACTCCTTTGCGCAGGAGAGACTCCTGGTATGTTTGAAACATATATGTGATTTATGCGGTAGCTGCGGAACAATGTACAGTGAATAAAAAACTAAAAGAAATTATGAGTATAATCAATTAATagcttaattaaaaataattcgcGCAATTTTCATTCATGTAAGAAAGTAATTAGTTTTATGATACTAAACGATGTGATAATGATTGCACAAGTGTAATGTATATTATTGATATAGCTTGATTGATATTATTGATTAGCTTTGATATTTATTCCAAGTAAACGTATTATCTTCAATATTAAAATCAATAAGTATAATACGTCGGTAATAACGCGGTTATTTGATTTCCCCAATACTTTAACGTAAAAGGTAATTCATAAGACGAACCACTATCGTGACATCACGATAACATCAACGCCTGATAAAAGATAGTTTTTGATACAGATATTGGATACAGTCCAGGATAAGTAGCGCAAACAAATTCAGTCTTTTTGCAATAAGTACTAATAAATGAcaattatagaaaaatattgatCCCAGATAaggtgatatatatatatattgtattccAGTTATTCTAGTTATTATACGTTTAATATGGACACAAATATGTGCAATACCGATAACAAAGAAATAATGGTTCGTTTTTCAGTGTGTTAATTACGTTGTTAAATTTCCTTACCAAACAATTTTTAACAATCCACAAATATGATATACTACTGCCATGGAATTTACTTCAGTGACGAAAACACTTAGTGCTCCAAGACTGATAGTAACATTGATGTAAATAGCTATGTAGTAGAAAAATTTTTCCTGATCAATAAAATATTCCATCATCACTGGGAGCACCCGTGGACGCGTGTAATTCATAGGAATTAACAAATCCAAGATATCATTACTGAATGTTTTCAAGAAGAATGTTAGAATCGTTGGACCAAGGATCACTGTAACAATGTTTCtgattaaaatatttgcatTAACATTCAAGAACAAAGTGTAGATAGCTATTGTAAACGTTGCTAAGAAATCCTTCAAATTTATATCGTTTAAAAAGTAAAACGTAAagagtaaaaagtaaaaagtaaataaagtaaaacaattttttatttaatatctccTATTCAAACGATGTTGGTCTTTATCtttgtttcttatttatttattctattcATTATTCTAttacttatataatattatatatataatattattctaTTCATCTACTATTCAATAAAGTGATCAGTGTTGAAATTTTCAGACGAAGATGAATAGaatagataaaacaatttttttttgaaGAAAAGATGCTTGTTATAGCTAATATGTCCAGGCGTTCGATCATTGTCATCGTATAAACCGAATTTACATATGCGCGTATAGATCGATATGGATCTGTAGACTTAGTTGCCCATAAAGAAAATCAATATTACTTTTCGGTTAGTACAGACGATATTATTCTTAATTATCAGAACTGGATGAAActgaaaatttcttttataaaaaaaatttagaaatacttaataataaaataataaataattgataataagtAAGAATATTCTatcgaaattgaaaaattcttgcCCGAAATTGAAAGTAGTTCAGCCAGTATTGTAGAATGGAGAGTTTCGACTTACGTCCAAAACCGATTGATAGTAATTTCATGGTTTTAGTGTATTCGTGAATGATTAGCAGCTCTGcttcattttttaacgaattcCAATCGTATGTAATTCTTTGGAACATCCATTTTACCTGTGTTCGTGAAGTACATAGTTTTGTATCATAAGATGCCGTTTTAAATCAATAGTTTGTTTAAAATGTACTTTCGATCAAAAATCTACTTCATTCGAATACAAAAGCGGATAAGTGATACCGGTCATTTCTATTTTACTAAACTTACGTCCTTAATGTAATAGAGGTATCCGATGTACCTGACGACGAAAATGCAGGAATACGCGATGTAAGAAACTATTTTCCATCTCAGTGCTGTACTCAATTTTGCCATTATCAATTTCACCAACTGCGATGCAAATACATTCTTTATACACTTCATTCTGACAGCTTatcataaaattgaaaaataagaattCCACTTTATTGTAAACTTATATTTTGCGAAATACGGGGAAAAAAGAAACCACGCAATAAATTACAGTCAAATAATCGCAAGAATGGTACTAAATGAAACAAATACCTGACCGAATACGCAAAGTAATAAAAGAAGAATGACGAGAACATTCAATAATTTCGTATATATCGTACGATTGAATGGCCAAAGACCAATGGCAGATATGAGAATTCGATTGAGACTGTAATAGTGACTTCCTGCGAAGTTGTCCATTTTTTGAAAGTCTGAACGCATCTGCGGCTGAACAGATTATAGTTCTtcccttttctcttttcctaATCAAATATTCCtgcaatttctttatttttcgagtATTTTCCATATTTCCTAGACAGCGgtgaatataaaaaaataataacggTGGGGTTCTGAGTGACAAGTGATGGACAGTAGCTATAGCTTAATAGTAGCTATAAGTTAATAAGGAGGGTGAGGGTCAATTATGGTAATTTCATGATGCGTACATTGTAAGCCAGTAAGGGTAGTTTGCACAGTATTTTTAAATTGTAGAAAAATAAGGATTTCTTTTCCATATTTTTCCACCGTCACGCAAGTTTTCTATTATTAATGCGTATTGGCGTGCGTTGGTGTATAGTTTGTTCTGAACTTGGGGTTGATTATACGTGGCGCAACAAACTTCATAAGGTTCGTGAAGTTCATAGAGAAAGGATGTTCCGAGGATGTTAATACACTCTTATGCTAGAAAATTCTAAATGTGGTTTCACTATCTGCTGCGAGGATATTCTGAAGTGTCTGAAGTATTCTGgtgttctttattcgataaatatttttatttttgtctcGGAAAGTGATTGTAACATGTAATGATAACAGTGATATTTGGTAAGTGGAATTTGTGAATCATTAAATACCAATGCATGCAAGATTAATTTATACGTCAACGTATTGTACCTGGAATAAGTGGATATATTATCTTGAGTCTATTTTTGCGAATGTTATTCTTCAAGTAATCTTTCATTTCCATTTTGTGCTCATTTTTTGAAATCTTTCAGCTTCAAGTCTTACAGAGGAGGAACTTTTTCCGCGATATTATATTCACAAGAGGCATGGCACGAAGTAACAGACAGCAATTGTATTTTAAATGACGTTCATGGAAAGAGGTAACATTTTTTGCTTGATCCGTAATTGTAACTATATTTCTCTGTCGAGAGATATTTGGTTATCTCTAAattttctttcctcctttttgATATATCTCTTTTATAATTAGAACTATacttaattatatgtatatataccgcTTGTGCAAAAGCTAAGAATCATTTAATCTATTTAACATATATCGGCCACTTTACGTAATACCTGCGtatatatgtaatactataCCTACTCCAATGTTTCAATGGAAAGTAAACTAAATTATTCCACTTTACAGCAGCGTAaacacaatttttaaaataaccTATGAAACTGTATATAGAGTATGTTAATTCTACGTGACTGTATTATCATAGTATTTTATCGACGCATCATCCGCTGCTTCGTTAACATGCAAGGCAGTTACGGAGCAACAGGTAATAACAATACGCTCCAGTGGATTCAGTAACGGAAGCTATAAGTGAAAAAGTTGATTATAGTTTCCTGGTTCGAAAAATAGATGCTTTCTTTAATGAACATTCATAAACAGTGTGCACAACAGCGGCACGATAAAAAGGCTGCGTTAATGAAAGTTTTATTAATATTGTTGCGTCTTTATTCTAAAGCTTTTGCGACTGCTCACAATTTATACTCTTTTTACTTCAAGTGTTCGTTATTTTATCGACATAGGTtctgttaaaatatattttatgtatctgTGAACCTGTGGAAGATATTGAAAAGTCATCGAAATCAGGTGGTAGTTAACCTTTTGCAGTTTCATCGAGACCTTTATGCTATCAACTTGCAAAAAATTTGCGAAAATCGAAGCTAACCAATTTTGCTGTTCCTCTGTAAGTGGCggagaaaaacaaaaaaaaaaagaggttgTTCCACAGTGCGCACGTGTCGTGAAGTTGCAAGTAATGGCTGCGCAACGACTAGAACGTAAATGCGTGTTCGCCTTGTTAGTCACGCGAGGAACAAAGAAGGGGCATGTACTTTTTAAAACGTTTAGAGCGTTTGTTATAGTTAACTACATACACGCTACAAGCGCTCGATTGAATCATATGTCATCGTAGATTATTGTGTTTGTAGGTACAATCCATAAATGGCTATTGATTTGCCCCATAGCCCCATGCAATCGATGTTGCCCTCCGTTCAGTGCAGTCTATATTATCTATATTGATATATAATTGACTCGAATACAACGAGAAACTTTTTAGAAATGTATGAAAGTCAAATAATATGAAttaagaaattgaaaataataattaaccgTGCCAAAATGTTcaaatcattttcatcttcattTTCGTCGTGACGAATGCTACTAACTGACATTCAAATAGAATCTTGATCTTTAGAATCTGAACTCTTGAATCTGAACAATTTGATATGAAGCTAAAAGACGATTCTATCTCTTTTGCTTTACAACTACATATCATTTAACACAAAGAAACAATGTATAGTATACTGAATAGGTTGCGGACAAAAAATCAGAAGA from Bombus affinis isolate iyBomAffi1 chromosome 3, iyBomAffi1.2, whole genome shotgun sequence encodes:
- the LOC126914706 gene encoding uncharacterized protein LOC126914706 — its product is MRSDFQKMDNFAGSHYYSLNRILISAIGLWPFNRTIYTKLLNVLVILLLLLCVFGQLVKLIMAKLSTALRWKIVSYIAYSCIFVVRYIGYLYYIKDVKWMFQRITYDWNSLKNEAELLIIHEYTKTMKLLSIGFGLILGPTILTFFLKTFSNDILDLLIPMNYTRPRVLPVMMEYFIDQEKFFYYIAIYINVTISLGALSVFVTEVNSMAVVYHICGLLKIVCYRINHIYVSNIPGVSPAQRSMIIHKQIISIVKLHTTIKHYVDFIQLKIMPLYNVFCVFGLITFILALFQFAKAMSIRNDMEEFVASLCTVITSVLYAFTVIHFAQKLTDHSSDIFQQLYNIEWYNLPVVEQKVVLFLMRNSLKDLTFIIGGVIVASHDMFTMYVRTAFSYFMVVYSFD